One genomic window of Cyprinus carpio isolate SPL01 chromosome A23, ASM1834038v1, whole genome shotgun sequence includes the following:
- the LOC109048743 gene encoding BTB/POZ domain-containing protein KCTD6-like isoform X2, which produces MDNGDWGNSRLTHPVTLNVGGHLYTSSISTLQRYPDSMLGAMFRGDFPTTRDAQGNYFIDRDGTLFRYILNFLRTSELTLPVDFMEMDLLRKEADFYQIEPLIQCLSDPKPLYPLDTFEQVVELSSTRKLSKYSNPVAVIITQLTITTKVHSLLEGISNNFTKWNKHMMDTRDCQVSFTFGPCDHHQEVSLRVHLMDYITKQGFTIRNTRVHHMSERANENTVEHHWTFCRLAYKVED; this is translated from the exons ATGGATAATGGGGACTGGGGGAATAGCAGG TTGACTCACCCAGTCACCTTAAATGTTGGAGGTCACCTCTACACGAGCTCCATCTCCACTCTTCAACGTTACCCAGACTCCATGCTGGGCGCCATGTTCCGCGGCGACTTCCCCACCACACGGGACGCTCAGGGAAACTACTTCATCGATCGGGACGGGACGCTTTTCCGCTACATATTAAACTTTCTACGCACATCCGAGCTCACTCTTCCTGTTGACTTCATGGAGATGGACCTTTTGCGTAAAGAAGCTGACTTCTATCAGATTGAGCCTTTAATCCAATGCCTCAGTGACCCAAAGCCTCTGTACCCGCTGGACACCTTTGAGCAGGTGGTGGAGTTGTCCAGTACCCGCAAGCTGTCTAAGTACTCCAACCCAGTAGCGGTTATTATCACGCAACTAACCATAACCACCAAGGTCCACTCGCTGCTGGAGGGAATATCCAACAACTTCACTAAGTGGAACAAACACATGATGGACACCAGAGACTGTCAGGTGTCCTTCACCTTTGGACCATGTGACCACCATCAAGAGGTGTCTCTAAGGGTCCACCTCATGGACTACATCACCAAACAGGGATTCACGATCCGGAACACACGGGTGCACCACATGAGCGAGCGTGCCAACGAGAACACAGTGGAGCACCACTGGACTTTCTGCCGGCTAGCTTATAAAGTAGAAGATTGA
- the LOC109048743 gene encoding BTB/POZ domain-containing protein KCTD6-like isoform X1: MLLKRFILLKHVHVFFNVRSHQAQSLDVFNLFRGNGLTLPSYNIRASSAGQTTYSYQMDNGDWGNSRLTHPVTLNVGGHLYTSSISTLQRYPDSMLGAMFRGDFPTTRDAQGNYFIDRDGTLFRYILNFLRTSELTLPVDFMEMDLLRKEADFYQIEPLIQCLSDPKPLYPLDTFEQVVELSSTRKLSKYSNPVAVIITQLTITTKVHSLLEGISNNFTKWNKHMMDTRDCQVSFTFGPCDHHQEVSLRVHLMDYITKQGFTIRNTRVHHMSERANENTVEHHWTFCRLAYKVED; encoded by the exons ATGTTACTTAAACGCTTCATTTTATTGAaacatgttcatgttttttttaatgttagaagTCATCAGGCACAGTCGCTGGACGTTTTTAACTTATTTCGAGGGAACG gtctAACGTTACCCAGCTATAACATCCGAGCTTCTTCTGCGGGTCAGACTACCTATTCTTATCAAATGGATAATGGGGACTGGGGGAATAGCAGG TTGACTCACCCAGTCACCTTAAATGTTGGAGGTCACCTCTACACGAGCTCCATCTCCACTCTTCAACGTTACCCAGACTCCATGCTGGGCGCCATGTTCCGCGGCGACTTCCCCACCACACGGGACGCTCAGGGAAACTACTTCATCGATCGGGACGGGACGCTTTTCCGCTACATATTAAACTTTCTACGCACATCCGAGCTCACTCTTCCTGTTGACTTCATGGAGATGGACCTTTTGCGTAAAGAAGCTGACTTCTATCAGATTGAGCCTTTAATCCAATGCCTCAGTGACCCAAAGCCTCTGTACCCGCTGGACACCTTTGAGCAGGTGGTGGAGTTGTCCAGTACCCGCAAGCTGTCTAAGTACTCCAACCCAGTAGCGGTTATTATCACGCAACTAACCATAACCACCAAGGTCCACTCGCTGCTGGAGGGAATATCCAACAACTTCACTAAGTGGAACAAACACATGATGGACACCAGAGACTGTCAGGTGTCCTTCACCTTTGGACCATGTGACCACCATCAAGAGGTGTCTCTAAGGGTCCACCTCATGGACTACATCACCAAACAGGGATTCACGATCCGGAACACACGGGTGCACCACATGAGCGAGCGTGCCAACGAGAACACAGTGGAGCACCACTGGACTTTCTGCCGGCTAGCTTATAAAGTAGAAGATTGA